A genomic segment from Micromonospora echinaurantiaca encodes:
- a CDS encoding TrmB family transcriptional regulator — MLGPAGLSAAEETAYLALVRQGGATLTQLTARTGLSPAQVRRAVLSLHRKGFVHHTPAPEERVVPVPPELAVEQQVRRRQEELEGVRAAAHRLAQEARSRASNRRTEELIEIVSGRAAVAQAFDRLQRTARQQMRVLVAPPYAVPKDVNRQQLERQAAGITYRAVYDVDALTDPGFVASVVVHVQEGEHARLAHGLPTKLAVADRELALLPLAWTQAAHDAALLVHPCGLLDALIALFETVWNQATPLSVADSADLAAATAVSAADRHLLSLLVAGLTDEAVSARLGVSRRTVVRRVQHLMELTNSRSRLQLGWQARDRGWL, encoded by the coding sequence GTGCTTGGACCGGCCGGGCTGAGCGCGGCCGAGGAGACGGCCTACCTCGCGCTGGTCCGCCAGGGCGGTGCGACGCTGACGCAGCTGACCGCCCGGACCGGACTCAGCCCCGCCCAGGTGCGCCGCGCGGTGCTCTCCCTGCACCGCAAGGGCTTCGTGCACCACACCCCGGCACCCGAGGAGCGGGTCGTACCGGTTCCCCCGGAGCTGGCGGTGGAACAGCAGGTCCGCCGCCGCCAGGAGGAGCTGGAGGGCGTACGGGCGGCCGCTCACCGCCTCGCCCAGGAGGCACGCAGCCGGGCCAGCAACCGGCGCACCGAGGAGCTGATCGAGATCGTCTCCGGCCGGGCGGCCGTCGCGCAGGCCTTCGACCGGTTGCAACGCACCGCCCGGCAGCAGATGCGGGTGCTGGTCGCCCCGCCGTACGCGGTGCCGAAGGACGTCAACCGCCAGCAGTTGGAACGGCAGGCCGCCGGGATCACCTACCGGGCGGTGTACGACGTCGACGCGCTGACCGATCCCGGTTTCGTGGCCAGCGTCGTCGTGCACGTGCAGGAGGGCGAGCACGCCCGACTGGCGCACGGCCTACCCACCAAGCTCGCCGTCGCCGACCGGGAGCTGGCCCTGCTGCCGCTGGCGTGGACGCAGGCGGCACACGACGCGGCGTTGCTGGTGCACCCGTGTGGCCTGCTCGACGCGTTGATCGCGCTCTTCGAGACGGTCTGGAACCAGGCCACGCCGCTGTCCGTGGCCGACTCCGCCGACCTCGCCGCCGCCACCGCGGTCTCCGCCGCCGACCGGCACCTGCTGTCGCTGCTCGTCGCCGGCCTGACCGACGAGGCGGTCAGCGCGCGGCTGGGCGTCAGCCGCCGCACGGTGGTCCGTCGGGTGCAGCACCTCATGGAGCTGACCAACTCGCGGTCGCGGCTGCAACTGGGGTGGCAGGCCCGCGACCGCGGCTGGCTCTGA
- a CDS encoding S8 family serine peptidase has translation MVVAAAATVLALNGAATALPSTTPDPRNAAAAKAKIRPQLQTQLSARESTVDFWVYFDAKADLAKASAITDWDARGTAVAKALRQAADESQRAVREELSASGVTYRSFWATNAIKVTGDQALAERLAARSEVSSLLPSFTVDPPPITKGVGRQAVDAVEWGVANINADDVWDQFGVRGEDITVASIDTGVQFDHPALVRQYRGNKGDGVFDHNYNWFDAAGTCGGAPCDGDGHGTHTMGTMVGDDGADNRIGVAPGARWIAANGCCPDDAALISSGQWLLEPTDLNGQNPDASKRPHIINNSWGTTTPSDAPFLEDISLAWTASGIFGVWANGNNGPGCRTSGAPGSRKINYSVGAYDSDHTIAPFSSRGAGQDGEIKPNLAAPGVNVRSSMPGGAYANLNGTSMASPHVAGAIALAWSAAAAMVGDIDGTRSLLDGTAIDNPDSQCGGTDDDNNAFGEGRLDALALLKQVPRGTTGRLGGTISDAETSTPLPGATVTITGPVSREVTTDADGAYQSGALPVGSYTIGVRKYGYASGASEAQVREGATTTADVRLVAQPMNTVSGTVTDGSGHGWPLYAKVVINGYPLGPVFTDPVTGRYSLRLPRSASYTMQVTAQYPGYQATQRTFELGETDLVQDAALTVDESACTAPGYRFSGVSEDFDDWTDAGTRNGWQTSGKPSWRFDNPGYRPVPDGGDGRFAIADSATGGGKRYDTSLTSPAIDLSGDAAPQLTFHTSYYPDDASQRADVDVSTDGGRTWKTVWRQTSDHAFGKVTLPLPQAAGREDVRIRFHYQGRDAWWWAVDNVFVGTRACRPVEGGLVVGFADDHDTGAPVFATVARTGQPREAGTGVTTPVDPALGDGLYWVFSSAVGRTDFTASATGYQTATATIPVGKDTVVTHDWSLVRADG, from the coding sequence GTGGTGGTGGCCGCCGCGGCCACGGTACTCGCCCTGAACGGTGCCGCCACCGCGCTCCCGTCGACCACTCCGGACCCGCGGAACGCAGCCGCGGCGAAGGCCAAGATCCGCCCGCAGCTGCAGACCCAGTTGAGTGCCCGGGAGTCGACCGTGGACTTCTGGGTCTACTTCGACGCGAAGGCGGACCTGGCCAAGGCCAGCGCGATCACCGATTGGGACGCGCGCGGCACCGCGGTGGCCAAGGCCCTGCGGCAGGCCGCCGACGAGAGCCAGCGGGCGGTACGCGAGGAACTCTCCGCCTCCGGCGTCACCTACCGGAGCTTCTGGGCGACGAACGCGATCAAGGTGACCGGCGACCAGGCCCTCGCCGAGCGGCTGGCTGCCAGGAGCGAGGTCAGTTCGCTGCTGCCGTCGTTCACGGTCGACCCGCCCCCGATCACCAAGGGTGTCGGCCGGCAGGCGGTCGACGCGGTCGAGTGGGGAGTCGCGAACATCAACGCCGACGACGTGTGGGACCAGTTCGGCGTACGCGGCGAGGACATCACGGTGGCCTCGATCGACACCGGCGTCCAGTTCGACCACCCGGCGCTGGTGCGGCAGTACCGCGGCAACAAGGGCGACGGCGTGTTCGACCACAACTACAACTGGTTCGACGCGGCCGGCACCTGCGGCGGCGCGCCCTGCGACGGTGACGGGCACGGCACGCACACGATGGGCACCATGGTCGGCGACGACGGCGCCGACAACCGGATCGGGGTGGCCCCCGGAGCCCGGTGGATCGCGGCCAACGGCTGCTGCCCGGACGACGCCGCGCTGATCAGTTCCGGCCAGTGGCTGCTGGAGCCGACCGACCTGAACGGGCAGAACCCGGATGCCAGCAAGCGGCCGCACATCATCAACAACTCGTGGGGCACCACCACCCCGTCGGACGCCCCGTTCCTGGAGGACATCAGCCTGGCGTGGACCGCGTCGGGCATCTTCGGCGTCTGGGCCAACGGCAACAACGGGCCGGGCTGCCGGACGAGTGGCGCCCCAGGCAGCCGGAAGATCAACTACTCGGTCGGGGCGTACGACTCCGACCACACGATCGCACCGTTCTCGTCGCGCGGGGCCGGCCAGGACGGCGAGATCAAGCCGAACCTCGCCGCGCCGGGCGTGAACGTCCGGTCGAGCATGCCGGGCGGCGCGTACGCCAACCTCAACGGCACCTCGATGGCGAGCCCGCACGTCGCGGGCGCCATCGCCCTGGCCTGGTCGGCGGCGGCCGCGATGGTGGGCGATATCGACGGCACGCGGTCCCTGCTGGACGGCACGGCCATCGACAACCCGGACAGTCAGTGTGGCGGCACCGACGACGACAACAACGCCTTCGGTGAGGGCCGACTGGACGCGCTCGCACTGCTGAAGCAGGTACCGCGAGGCACCACCGGGCGGTTGGGCGGCACCATCAGCGACGCCGAGACCTCGACGCCGCTTCCCGGTGCCACCGTCACGATCACCGGGCCGGTCAGTCGTGAGGTGACCACCGACGCCGACGGGGCCTACCAGTCGGGTGCCCTGCCGGTCGGCAGCTACACCATCGGGGTGCGGAAGTACGGCTACGCCTCCGGCGCGTCGGAGGCGCAGGTCCGCGAGGGCGCGACCACGACGGCCGACGTCAGGCTGGTCGCCCAGCCGATGAACACGGTCAGCGGCACCGTCACCGACGGGTCGGGGCACGGCTGGCCGCTGTACGCCAAGGTCGTCATCAACGGCTATCCGCTCGGACCGGTCTTCACCGATCCGGTCACCGGCCGGTACAGCCTCCGGCTGCCCCGATCCGCGTCGTACACCATGCAGGTCACCGCCCAGTACCCCGGCTACCAGGCCACCCAGCGGACGTTCGAGCTGGGAGAGACGGACCTGGTCCAGGACGCGGCGCTGACCGTCGACGAGTCGGCCTGCACCGCCCCCGGCTACCGCTTCAGCGGCGTCAGCGAGGACTTCGACGACTGGACCGACGCCGGCACCCGGAACGGCTGGCAGACCTCGGGCAAGCCGAGCTGGCGGTTCGACAACCCCGGCTACCGGCCGGTGCCCGACGGCGGCGACGGCAGGTTCGCCATCGCCGACTCGGCGACCGGCGGCGGGAAACGGTACGACACCAGCCTGACCTCGCCGGCGATCGACCTGTCCGGCGACGCCGCCCCGCAGCTCACCTTCCACACCTCCTACTACCCGGACGACGCCAGCCAGCGGGCCGACGTCGACGTGAGCACCGACGGCGGTCGGACCTGGAAGACCGTGTGGCGGCAGACCAGCGACCACGCGTTCGGAAAGGTCACCCTGCCGCTGCCACAGGCCGCCGGCCGCGAGGACGTCCGGATCCGGTTCCACTACCAGGGCCGCGACGCATGGTGGTGGGCGGTCGACAACGTGTTCGTGGGCACCCGCGCCTGCCGACCGGTCGAGGGCGGGTTGGTTGTCGGGTTCGCCGACGACCACGACACCGGGGCGCCGGTCTTCGCGACCGTGGCCCGTACGGGGCAGCCCCGGGAGGCCGGCACGGGCGTCACCACGCCGGTCGACCCGGCCCTCGGTGACGGCCTGTACTGGGTGTTCAGCTCCGCGGTCGGCCGCACCGACTTCACCGCGAGCGCGACCGGCTACCAGACCGCCACCGCGACGATCCCGGTCGGCAAGGACACGGTCGTGACCCACGACTGGTCACTGGTGCGGGCCGATGGCTGA
- a CDS encoding helix-turn-helix transcriptional regulator — protein MVGEVAPHSGAADVDVGGVAAPLLIGRDGDLVRLGQVLTNTSALVLIEGEAGVGKSRLLDEFLSSPAGAVHSALTAVCPPLHEPYTLGPIVEALLATDVDTVANLDLSGLAGALRPLFPEWAEHLPPAPEPAEDASAARHRVLRALAELLDKLGVNLLVVDDAQWSDDATREFLLFLAERYGQGPSLVVAYRPEDLVGDPWLLHLSGRLRPHRARLRLVLNPLDESETAALASSMLANQRLSAEFAQHLHAHTEGVPLAVEECVRLMARRGDLVRRDQGWKRLPLDEIVVPPTVRDTVLEHASRLDQSTRSVLRAAAVVADPIAEQMLSQISELPPAEFAAGLAEAIAHRLLHLRDHLRVSFRHVLAGRAIYDATPERERRTLHERAGRVLETVTPRPLAQLARHFRHAGDGKRWGRYAELSADVALETGDETTAGALLHDVLTNGDVPAEQMCVLVEKVPFGSFTGPGRLRDLAAAVRRVLGRGVPDPGVEANLRFQLARILNDMEEFDEAHAELERALPHLDRQRASPAVAMMLLGWPRGRPPAARHLTWLDRAAEFARSLEPSDRLRVAAGRAAALLQLGDERGWVEAAHMPTAARTVRDRRIITVGYLNFGDGAMRWGRYAEAGRWLATARRLAVEYEQVRITDLIDSTQLHLDWFTGAWDGLAERSAALADTDDFHPVSRVEPIMISGLLRMAAGDLVQAAEEIERVVAGARDAGAWDTVAEAVATLVQIRLREGRPDEALTISRDPCEVVAEKGVWLWGTDVVPARVQALLAVGAVPQAQDLVEAFARGLGSGRLPAPQAAVLDCRGLLAEAAGDHASAAGLYGQAAAAWAALPRPYSAALSRERQAGCLIRAGAVPDGLDLLTDVLSGLSSLPAKLDVDRVARVLRAHGRPVPRVWRGGRKGYGSELSPRELEVVALAAEGRTNREIADALHRSHHTVASQMKSAMRKLGVSSRAALSARAIATGLVSEPGTAAGD, from the coding sequence GTGGTCGGCGAGGTCGCTCCCCACTCCGGTGCGGCCGATGTGGACGTCGGTGGGGTGGCGGCGCCGCTGCTGATCGGCCGCGACGGGGACCTCGTCCGGCTGGGGCAGGTCCTCACCAACACCTCGGCACTGGTGCTGATCGAGGGGGAGGCCGGGGTCGGCAAGAGCCGCCTCCTGGACGAGTTCCTGTCGTCCCCCGCCGGCGCCGTCCATTCCGCCCTGACGGCGGTCTGTCCGCCGCTGCACGAGCCGTACACGTTGGGACCGATCGTCGAGGCGCTCCTGGCAACCGACGTCGACACGGTGGCGAACCTGGACCTCAGTGGCCTCGCCGGTGCCTTGCGGCCGCTGTTCCCCGAGTGGGCAGAGCACCTGCCACCGGCTCCCGAGCCGGCGGAGGACGCGAGCGCCGCCCGCCACCGGGTGCTCCGGGCACTCGCCGAACTGCTCGACAAGCTGGGGGTGAACCTGCTCGTCGTCGACGACGCACAGTGGTCCGACGACGCGACCCGGGAGTTCCTGCTGTTCCTGGCCGAACGGTACGGGCAGGGGCCGAGCCTGGTGGTGGCCTACCGTCCGGAGGACCTGGTCGGGGACCCGTGGTTGCTGCACCTGTCGGGACGCCTCAGGCCACACCGCGCACGGCTCCGACTCGTCCTCAACCCGCTCGATGAGTCCGAGACCGCGGCGCTGGCCTCCTCGATGCTGGCCAACCAGCGGCTCTCCGCCGAGTTCGCCCAGCATCTGCACGCGCACACCGAAGGGGTGCCCCTCGCCGTGGAGGAGTGTGTGCGACTCATGGCCCGACGCGGCGACCTGGTCCGCCGCGACCAGGGCTGGAAGCGGCTGCCACTGGACGAGATCGTGGTGCCCCCGACGGTGCGGGACACCGTGCTGGAGCACGCCAGCCGCCTGGACCAATCCACCCGATCGGTGCTACGAGCCGCCGCGGTCGTCGCCGACCCCATCGCCGAGCAGATGTTGTCGCAGATCAGCGAACTGCCGCCCGCCGAGTTCGCCGCCGGGCTGGCCGAGGCGATCGCGCACCGCCTGCTGCACCTCCGTGACCACCTCCGGGTGTCCTTCCGCCACGTGCTGGCTGGTCGGGCCATCTACGACGCCACCCCCGAGCGGGAACGTCGTACGCTGCACGAGCGCGCCGGGCGGGTGCTCGAAACCGTGACCCCGCGACCGCTGGCGCAGCTCGCGCGGCACTTCCGCCACGCCGGTGACGGCAAGAGGTGGGGCAGGTACGCGGAACTCTCCGCGGACGTGGCGTTGGAGACCGGCGACGAGACGACAGCGGGCGCGCTGCTGCACGACGTGCTGACCAACGGCGACGTGCCGGCCGAGCAGATGTGCGTGCTGGTGGAGAAGGTGCCGTTCGGTTCCTTCACCGGTCCGGGTCGCCTGCGGGACCTCGCCGCCGCCGTCCGTCGGGTCCTCGGCCGGGGCGTACCCGATCCGGGTGTCGAGGCGAACCTGCGGTTCCAGCTCGCCCGGATCCTCAACGACATGGAGGAGTTCGACGAGGCGCACGCCGAGCTGGAAAGGGCGCTGCCGCACCTCGATCGTCAGCGTGCCTCGCCCGCCGTCGCCATGATGCTGCTCGGCTGGCCGCGCGGCCGCCCACCGGCGGCTCGGCACCTGACCTGGCTGGACCGGGCGGCGGAGTTCGCGCGGTCACTGGAGCCGTCGGACCGGCTGCGCGTCGCGGCCGGCCGGGCTGCCGCCCTGCTGCAACTCGGTGACGAGCGTGGCTGGGTGGAGGCCGCGCACATGCCAACCGCGGCCCGGACCGTCAGGGACCGCCGGATCATCACCGTCGGCTACCTCAACTTCGGTGACGGGGCCATGCGGTGGGGGCGGTACGCGGAAGCCGGCCGCTGGCTCGCTACCGCGCGTCGCCTCGCGGTCGAGTACGAACAGGTCAGGATCACCGATCTCATCGACTCCACCCAGTTGCACCTCGACTGGTTCACCGGAGCCTGGGACGGCCTCGCGGAGCGGTCGGCGGCGCTGGCGGACACGGACGACTTCCACCCGGTCAGCCGGGTCGAGCCGATCATGATCAGCGGCCTGCTCCGGATGGCGGCCGGCGACCTCGTCCAGGCCGCCGAGGAGATCGAACGCGTCGTCGCCGGCGCGCGGGACGCCGGCGCCTGGGACACGGTCGCGGAGGCGGTGGCGACGTTGGTGCAGATCCGGCTGCGCGAGGGCCGGCCCGACGAGGCCCTGACGATCTCCCGGGACCCGTGCGAGGTCGTCGCGGAGAAAGGGGTCTGGCTCTGGGGCACCGACGTGGTGCCGGCCCGTGTCCAGGCCCTGCTCGCCGTCGGTGCCGTGCCGCAGGCACAGGACCTGGTCGAGGCGTTCGCCCGAGGGCTGGGCAGCGGGCGGCTGCCGGCACCGCAGGCCGCCGTGCTGGACTGCCGTGGCCTGCTCGCCGAGGCCGCCGGCGACCACGCCTCGGCGGCGGGCCTGTACGGGCAGGCCGCCGCGGCCTGGGCGGCGCTTCCCCGGCCGTACAGCGCGGCGCTGTCCCGCGAGCGGCAGGCAGGGTGCCTGATCCGGGCCGGTGCCGTCCCGGACGGGCTCGACCTGCTCACCGACGTCCTGAGCGGATTGTCCTCCCTGCCGGCGAAGCTCGACGTGGACCGGGTCGCTCGCGTCCTGCGTGCGCACGGACGCCCGGTGCCGCGCGTGTGGCGCGGCGGCCGGAAGGGCTACGGGTCCGAGCTGTCGCCCCGCGAGTTGGAGGTCGTCGCCCTCGCGGCCGAAGGGCGGACGAACCGGGAGATCGCCGATGCCCTGCACCGCTCACACCACACCGTGGCCAGCCAGATGAAGTCGGCGATGCGCAAGCTCGGGGTCTCCTCGCGGGCGGCCCTGTCCGCCCGGGCGATCGCCACGGGACTGGTCTCCGAGCCGGGCACGGCGGCGGGCGACTGA
- a CDS encoding S8 family serine peptidase, with protein MYTVTLINGDVVRLTRFADGRQEATIDDRGRPDRHGFRLSHRDGDVYVVPDEAVPYVATGVLDEALFNVTDLVADGYHDAASPTLPLLVAGAPATAGARASVPETPPGATRTRVLSSIGAVAVTGRKSQARALWTALTTGPRTLAAGERRVWLDRRVRADLVDSVPQIGAPAAWKAGYDGRGVTVAVLDSGYDPTHPDLAGRVSATADFTTEGGTAVDRFGHGTHIAATIAGSGKAGRAGGRGVAPGARLLVGKVLDDSGYGDLSWVIAGMEWAVRQGARVVNLSLGAPSYGGPDPVSEAVDALTANSDTLFVVSAGNSGPGPQTVGTPGIATAALTVGAVSKQDVLADFSSRGPRLDDGAVKPEITAPGVGIVAARAAGTSLGQLVDRSYTAMSGTSMAGPHVAGAAALLAQARPDWRPERLKAALVGTAKPVGTAPVWAQGVGRLDVPAALGQTVGVDTANVVLGQVPAGSGPRSADVAYHNTGRKPVTLDLTVAATDTGATGRAAALTVTPARLTIAAGGRATATVRLDTAATRPNQYAGVLTATAAGLRLRTPVGLSVTPPAHTLTIEATNRDGRPATGFPDRAELWNLDTGAQHYGFFSDGRATVELPAGRYSLMTLVHTLDAGGVEKDVTVAGDPELLVDADRTVRIDARAGNEIRMDVADPTVISRGAISWQRTAGSRSNLSGWAFNPSNVQRVYAVPTRPVSTGTFQFFSRWDLSAPELTAEVTGAGGFRLARPLPVEYAPLLDGTHTLPLVDGGDGGPAGLGAARGAALLLRYVGDEAVAEQLRAAAAAGAVVVLLAPDEPGKIYASGYGSPVPAYQVEYADGQRLRQRLAAGKVTVELTGVATSPYHYDLLLAEPDRIPADLHYTSRELALATVDNEFHQHAPEMRALDSRAGYPDGVSVAFSFNRSVTAAQRRTDHVNTNGVLWRAQATAEGENRQGTQGTMYGPLRAYRPGERTREVWFPALTRPAVPAGAPNYPYGTPVNRWHDTIRVAVPQYADGAAAAYGWIDGGSDRARLTLRRGDQVVGTSTGSSQQFTVGPGNRTYQLTLDVTRDRFPERVWWTTSTATSTTWTFRSGRPKGDEPQVLALPQLRYDIRTDLSNAVRADQPYRLSLKPGYQPGATGPGRFEVTVRVSYDDGAHWRKVPARGTGTVTATMPAAPAGARFATVRVTATDRAGNRIDQTITRAWKVLP; from the coding sequence GTGTACACGGTCACGCTGATCAACGGTGACGTCGTGCGGCTCACCCGGTTCGCCGACGGCCGGCAGGAGGCGACCATCGACGACCGGGGCCGGCCCGACCGGCACGGCTTCCGACTGTCCCACCGCGACGGTGACGTCTACGTGGTGCCGGACGAGGCGGTGCCGTACGTCGCCACCGGCGTGCTGGACGAGGCGCTGTTCAACGTCACGGATCTCGTCGCCGACGGCTACCACGACGCGGCGAGCCCCACCCTTCCGCTGCTCGTGGCCGGCGCGCCCGCCACCGCCGGCGCCCGGGCCTCGGTGCCGGAGACTCCGCCCGGGGCCACCCGGACCCGCGTCCTGTCCAGCATCGGCGCGGTCGCGGTCACCGGACGCAAGTCGCAGGCGCGGGCGCTCTGGACGGCACTGACCACCGGGCCGCGTACCCTCGCCGCCGGCGAACGGCGGGTGTGGCTGGACCGTCGGGTCCGCGCGGACCTGGTCGACAGCGTGCCCCAGATCGGCGCGCCGGCCGCGTGGAAGGCCGGATACGACGGGCGGGGCGTCACCGTGGCGGTGCTCGACAGCGGCTACGACCCCACCCACCCGGACCTCGCCGGCCGGGTGTCCGCCACCGCGGACTTCACCACCGAGGGCGGTACGGCGGTCGACCGGTTCGGGCACGGCACGCACATCGCCGCGACCATCGCCGGCAGCGGAAAGGCCGGCCGCGCCGGCGGCCGGGGCGTGGCCCCGGGCGCCCGGCTGCTGGTGGGCAAGGTCCTCGACGACTCCGGTTACGGCGACCTCTCCTGGGTCATCGCCGGCATGGAGTGGGCGGTACGCCAGGGCGCCCGCGTGGTCAACCTCAGCCTCGGCGCGCCGTCCTACGGCGGCCCGGACCCGGTCAGCGAGGCGGTCGACGCGCTGACCGCCAACTCGGACACGCTCTTCGTGGTCAGCGCCGGCAACTCCGGCCCCGGGCCGCAGACCGTCGGCACGCCGGGCATCGCCACCGCCGCGTTGACCGTCGGCGCGGTGTCCAAGCAGGACGTTCTGGCCGACTTCTCCAGCCGCGGCCCGCGCCTCGACGACGGTGCGGTCAAGCCCGAGATCACCGCGCCCGGTGTCGGGATCGTGGCGGCCCGGGCGGCGGGCACCTCGCTCGGCCAGTTGGTCGACCGGTCGTACACCGCGATGTCCGGCACCTCGATGGCGGGGCCGCACGTGGCCGGCGCGGCCGCGCTGCTCGCCCAGGCCCGTCCCGACTGGCGGCCCGAACGACTCAAGGCCGCGCTGGTCGGCACCGCCAAGCCGGTCGGCACGGCGCCGGTCTGGGCGCAGGGAGTGGGCCGGTTGGACGTTCCGGCGGCGCTGGGCCAGACCGTCGGCGTGGACACCGCCAACGTCGTGCTCGGGCAGGTGCCGGCCGGCTCCGGTCCGCGAAGCGCCGACGTGGCGTACCACAACACCGGCCGGAAGCCGGTCACGCTCGATCTGACCGTGGCCGCCACCGACACCGGCGCCACCGGCCGGGCCGCCGCGTTGACCGTCACGCCGGCCCGGCTGACCATCGCCGCCGGCGGACGGGCGACGGCGACCGTCCGGCTGGACACCGCGGCCACCAGGCCGAACCAGTACGCCGGCGTGCTCACCGCGACCGCCGCCGGACTGCGGCTGCGGACCCCGGTCGGCCTCAGCGTGACCCCGCCGGCGCACACCCTCACCATCGAGGCGACCAACCGCGACGGTCGGCCGGCCACCGGGTTCCCCGACCGGGCGGAGCTGTGGAACCTGGACACCGGCGCGCAGCACTACGGGTTCTTCTCCGACGGCCGGGCGACGGTGGAGCTGCCCGCCGGGCGGTACTCGCTGATGACGCTCGTGCACACCCTGGACGCCGGTGGCGTCGAGAAGGACGTCACCGTGGCGGGCGACCCGGAGCTGCTCGTCGACGCGGACCGCACCGTGCGCATCGACGCACGCGCCGGCAACGAAATCCGGATGGACGTCGCGGACCCGACAGTGATCAGTCGGGGCGCCATCTCGTGGCAACGCACCGCCGGGAGCCGGTCGAACCTGTCCGGCTGGGCGTTCAACCCGTCCAACGTCCAGCGGGTCTACGCGGTGCCGACCCGGCCGGTCTCCACCGGCACCTTCCAGTTCTTCAGCCGGTGGGATCTCAGCGCCCCCGAGCTGACCGCCGAGGTGACCGGCGCCGGCGGCTTCCGGCTGGCTCGCCCGCTGCCGGTGGAGTACGCGCCGTTGCTCGACGGCACCCACACGCTGCCGCTGGTCGACGGCGGCGACGGCGGGCCGGCCGGGCTGGGCGCCGCCCGTGGCGCGGCGCTGCTGCTGCGGTACGTCGGCGACGAGGCGGTCGCGGAGCAGCTGCGGGCCGCGGCAGCGGCCGGCGCCGTGGTCGTGCTCCTCGCCCCGGACGAGCCCGGGAAGATCTACGCGAGCGGCTACGGTTCACCGGTACCGGCCTACCAGGTCGAGTACGCCGACGGCCAGCGGCTGCGCCAGCGGTTGGCGGCGGGGAAGGTGACCGTCGAGCTGACCGGTGTGGCAACCAGCCCCTACCACTACGACCTGCTGCTGGCCGAGCCCGACCGGATTCCGGCCGACCTGCACTACACGTCGCGGGAACTGGCGCTGGCCACCGTGGACAACGAGTTCCACCAGCACGCGCCGGAGATGCGGGCGCTGGACTCGCGGGCCGGCTACCCGGACGGGGTGAGCGTCGCGTTCAGCTTCAACCGGTCGGTGACCGCGGCGCAGCGGCGTACCGACCACGTCAACACCAACGGGGTGCTCTGGCGCGCCCAGGCCACCGCCGAGGGCGAGAACCGGCAGGGCACCCAGGGCACCATGTACGGCCCGCTGCGGGCGTACCGGCCCGGCGAGCGGACGCGGGAGGTGTGGTTCCCGGCCCTGACCCGGCCCGCCGTGCCGGCGGGCGCGCCGAACTACCCGTACGGGACGCCGGTCAACCGGTGGCACGACACCATCCGGGTGGCCGTTCCGCAGTACGCCGACGGCGCCGCGGCGGCGTACGGCTGGATCGACGGCGGCTCCGACCGGGCCCGGTTGACGTTGCGCCGCGGTGACCAGGTCGTCGGCACCAGCACCGGATCGTCGCAACAGTTCACGGTCGGCCCGGGCAACCGGACCTACCAGCTGACCCTGGACGTCACCCGGGACCGGTTCCCGGAGCGGGTCTGGTGGACCACCTCGACCGCTACCTCCACCACCTGGACGTTCCGCTCCGGGCGGCCCAAGGGCGATGAGCCGCAGGTGCTGGCGCTGCCGCAGCTCCGCTACGACATCCGGACCGACCTGTCCAACGCGGTCCGCGCCGATCAGCCGTACCGGCTGTCGCTCAAGCCGGGTTACCAGCCGGGCGCGACCGGGCCGGGGCGGTTCGAGGTCACGGTGCGGGTGTCCTACGACGACGGCGCCCACTGGCGGAAGGTGCCCGCCCGAGGCACCGGCACGGTGACGGCGACCATGCCGGCCGCACCGGCGGGCGCGCGGTTCGCCACGGTCCGGGTCACCGCCACCGACCGCGCCGGCAACCGCATCGACCAGACCATCACCCGGGCCTGGAAGGTGCTTCCCTGA